In the Myxococcaceae bacterium genome, one interval contains:
- a CDS encoding DUF1566 domain-containing protein, with protein MTPAHALVVTPAQVLQAASSVTPIHAPGVARTQAMRVDPLRRADAGYRGPRYAQDVPALEWDRKSPEAMTFEEAKAYAASRSSEGWRLPTIWELEALYQQRGVLGEEDEDWYWSGTPVDGEYDLAWLVHFYYGLVNYYGLSYTFYVRCAR; from the coding sequence GTGACTCCTGCCCATGCGCTGGTAGTTACCCCTGCTCAGGTTTTGCAGGCGGCCTCAAGTGTGACTCCTATTCATGCGCCTGGAGTTGCCCGTACCCAAGCGATGCGAGTGGATCCGCTCAGGCGAGCTGATGCTGGGTATCGAGGCCCTCGTTATGCCCAAGACGTCCCTGCTTTGGAATGGGACCGTAAGAGTCCTGAGGCAATGACTTTTGAAGAAGCCAAAGCTTATGCAGCGAGTCGTTCGTCGGAAGGATGGCGGCTGCCAACGATTTGGGAATTAGAGGCGCTGTATCAACAACGAGGTGTGTTAGGAGAAGAAGATGAGGATTGGTATTGGTCTGGCACTCCGGTTGACGGTGAATATGATCTCGCGTGGCTCGTCCATTTCTATTATGGCCTCGTCAACTACTATGGTCTGAGCTATACTTTCTATGTGCG